TGCCATCCCCTCCATGCAATCCATGTTGTATATCTTGTTAAGCTCCATTTGTGCTATTTAAGGGATTCAATAACCTGTCCGACCAACCATTCCATTGCAGGAGGAGTAACTGCATTTCCCAGCTGCCTTACTTGGTCTTTTCCCGAGCCTAGTACTATATAATCGGGATCGAAGGCCATTCCTAATTTAATTTCGTGAGGTTTGAGCATACGATAATAGCAATCTTCCAGTATTGGGTATTGATAAGTAACCAAAGCGTGGCTATCTACAGTAGTGACTGATCCCATTTCCTCAGTTATATGCTTTACACAGTGGCTGCCATTGTAATAACCAGCAAGAAATCCGTTTACCCCCATCGGAGTTACAAGACCCATTGTTTGCCATGTTGTCTGGGTCTGCAGGACTTCATTGAACAAGCGAACATTGTCCTCATTTTGGGTGTTTTCTGTTTTTATGATAAAGGGAGGCACACCACTGGTGTATATTTTTTCATATTTGGTTAACCCATGATTTATACGTTTGATAGTATTCTTACAAAGGGCCTTTTTTCTGTCCCCTATACGAACTCCCAAATCTGACCAGTCAATGATATTGAAAACTGCATGATAATATGGCTCAACTATCATTCCGTCTACGGGGCAACAGTAAACGTACTGGTCCCTATACTTGCCAAACCGAACCCCATGTTTCTTCCATGTTTGAACAGCTTTAACTTCTTTACTGCATTTCGGACAATGCGCTGTTGGTGTGTAGTCCAGAAGGGGGGCCCGATTTCCTTTTTTCCAAAATACAATGTACATCCGGTCACGAGACTGTGGTGTTGGATAACAATGCATGCTATTAAGGTAAATACATCGGTGCTGATAATTAAGAGCATGCATTGTTTTCAACCAAGTATCGAACAATATCCATTTCCTTGCATCAACCACATTTTCCACTATGATAGCTTCATAACCATGGTACTCTGCAAACCTAGGTACATCCCACATTGTTGCTCTTGACCGCTCCGCCGCAGGATCTAATTTTCCAGTGGTAAAAAGATCTAATTGTTTTTTTGCTTTTTTTTTGCCATTAGCGACAGAGTGGTTGGTGCATTCAGGGGATGTTATCAGAATGGTAGTAGATGGATACCTCCGTGGATCACTAGCGCTAATATCAGTGCAATCGTGCAGAGTGTTTGGGAAGTTAGTATTGTGTGTCTCGATAGCCAATGCCCAGTGATTGAGGGCCAATTTTACTTCTACTCCACCACCGATCTTTTTTCCTGCGTTGTTTGCGCCTTGTGAGCTTCCACCAGCTCCGCAGAACTGATCTGTAACTGTGATATGAGAATTTTTCTTAGGCATTAATTCCAGCATTTAAAAGTTTAAATTCACTCCCTTTCATTCTATCGAAAAGAGTCTCCGTGGAACTTACCATTGCATATGGTAGAAAAACCTGCAGTAACTCCGCTTGCTCCAGCAGTACCATGGATGCCTGAACATCTACCCAATCTGAAACGATCTTCCATGCAGTTCTTTCTGCCTGTTCCTTGGTTCTGGCTTTAGTTCCGGCTACCGGTCGCTTTACCTCTCTCCACATTACCTCGAACACCCTTTCAACCCTGGCCGGGAGTTGTAATACTATGCTTGTACCATTTTGCAGTATGACAAAGGAGATTGCCACCAGGGTACCATCCTCATACCTTTTGCTGATGTTGGTTGCTCCAATTTCCACTAGCTTTCTTTCGATCCGGCTTACCGATAGGTCTGGAGGGACTTCGGATGTGTAATTCTTAAGATTCATTTGCATTTAGCTTTATAGGTTTCTATAACATAGATCAATCACTCACAAACAGCATGTAGATTGACGTATAGAGTTTCTCCGGTAATTTCCTTTTCTAATCGGCGTTAGAATCGCAAGTTCATCATTCCATCCTCTGACAATACGCATCCTTATAGCTGCCTCGTGATCTGTAAGCCCCAGTTCACTCAAGAGCAATTGAAATGATTGAGGTTTCCCTTCGAATGTTACCATCATAGTACATCTTCTGTTATTACAGTTTACCTTTGGTGTGACAAACCGACAATTCTCTGGACAATAATTTCCGTCCGTATTAATCCTATCAAGTTGAAGCCCATGCCTCCACTGATTGCTTATTGCCCAGGCCTTAAACGTGAGATAGTTTTCATCCCATTCTTTGCATACAGTGATTCCTCGATCCCAATAAAGATGCTTTTCTGGATACTCCCTTGAACACCTATTTTTCATGCCGCGCCATACTGTATATAACATTGATCTTGACTCCCCATGAAATACACCAGACAAACATCCACAGGATCTTATTCTTCCTCTAACCAGGTGTAAAAGCCTTACCGTCTTTATTTTTCCACAATCACACTGGCAAACAAATGCCCGATGTTTCTGACCTGACGGCAAAACAATGCGGTCACCTTCTTTTTGCACTACCAGCTTCCAATAACGATCACCGGTAGATACTATTAGCTTTTTTCCCATTTTTAAATTTGAGTTTGTAGTTCTCAATAACCCATATCAAGCTTAAACGATCCTGCTTTACGTTCTTTCTGGCAATAGATTCAACAAGCTCAACTCGATCCAATCCAATCTTTTGCACTAATCTTTTCCGATATTCAATAAGGTTCCCATGAAGAAACTTATTACACTTTATACAAGCACCATGAACATTATCCTCGTTAAACCTGGTGTTTGAGTAGTTACCTGCAGCCATATAATGGGAAGCATTCATCTGATCCAGCGATTTGTGCTCCCCGCAGGAAATGCATTGGAAATACCCACCCAAGTCATCACGCTGCCGGATGTACCGGTTGAAGTGTACGGTTGCCAGTTTAATCAGCTGGGGGATTGTTTTCTTCTGGTATTTCTGTATTTGAGCTGCTGTTAGTTCCATGTTTCAATAGTTTGGAAAATCATTGTATTCTATTCCGTCCAGCTTCCTGCCAGCAACCCTTTTCCCAACTTTTACCATCTGCTGCCCATCCGTGAAGTCAATACTGGGCTCCCGATATAATCGCCCCCTTTCTACAGGCAACCATTCTCCCCATTGTTTGAAGAAGAATGCTGCCCCAATTCTGTCTGAATCTTCTCTTATATTTCTAACCCAATCCGGATGTAGAGGCCTAGCATTATGTCCTGATTCACCCCCAACTATTACCCAATGAATACCAAAGTTTCTATTCGGGTTTTTGCAACATGTATTCGCCGTAATCACATCAGTTGGCAGAAGAGGAAACCTTAGGTTAACGTTTTCTAATAAAGGTTCTATAGATAAGAACCTAATGATCGCATTTACTTTAAGAAGTTCACGAACCCTCTTTTTGGCTGTATCCTGATTCTCTACGCTGGTGCCAATCCAAACATTTTCAGGAAGGCCGTTAGGCCAATGACCTTTGGAAAGGATATTTATATGCTCAGGGCGCTTGGTGAGTAATTGCCAGATCAGGTTGGGAGTGTTGTCAATCAAGTTAAAAAGTCTCGACAAATGAGGTAAAGTATCAGGATGTCCTTCAAACACATCTGCCATAGACGCGCAGAACACCTTGGCTTTTACTCCGGCTCTTGCCGCCGCTTTATCCCATTTCGATGGCTGTTTCCAATACGCCTCACTCATTGGCTTCCGGGAACTGCCTGGACCCCAGTGGCCTCCCTTCCATCTACTATCCAGCGTTTCCGCATAGCAGTTTTTACACCCTTCGGAGACTTTCATACATCCCCACCAAGGATTGAAAGTGTGATCTGTCCATTCTATTTTAGAATTTTCCATGCTTTAACTTTTTATGCTTTTACCATCACGGTTTTCAACAGATCATCAATAGTTACCCCGTACATATCGGAAAGTGTTATAAGGAACTGCGGGCTTTGTGGTAATACACGCCCTCTTTCCCAATGCTGGTACCGGGATATGTTTATCCCTAGTTTACGGGCGACCTGATCCAGCGTCCATCCTTCCCGCTCACGCAGGAATAGGAGGTTACTGGCGAATGTTTTCTTTATGCACATAAATATTTTTTAAAAGGGTCCGTCCTCTTCATTAACTGTATTGTGAACAGGATGCCAATTAGCGGGCCGTGGTGAATGTTGATTTGATTCTGTCTCGGGTACGGAAAATCTCATGAAGTTCCCTTCGAATTTCATTGGGAAGGACAATTTCGCGCCATCCCTTTGCTTTGCGATTTTGAATCGTACCAATATTGGATCACCAAATCGCACTTCTTCTGATTCTTCTTCCGGCGTGAGAAATAATACGCTATCTGCATCTTGCTCTATTGCCCCTGACTCTCTCAGGTCAGATAGGACAGGCTCCTTCCTTCCTCCTTTTTCGATATCCCTGCTCATCTGGCTTAGTGCAAAGACCGGCATTCGAAGGTCTTTTGCCATTCCCTTTAATCCCCTAGATATCTCTGCAATCTGCTGTTCCCTGTTTTGGGATTTACTCCCTCTGTTTCCACCGATTAGCTGGAGATAATCCACTACCGCGAAATCAAGACCTGTCCTAAACTTCTGCTGGATGCATTTGCTGTGCAGCACCTGTACATTCTGGCTAAAGGAGTCATCCATGTATATGGGAAGCCTGGCCAATCTGTCAGCAGCTTCACTCATTAGCTGCCGTTCAAAATCTTCCATCTGATTACGCTGTATCTTTGCAAAGTCAACTCCGGACTCTGCCGAGAACATTCTCTGGTTAATTTTATCCCTGTTCATTTCCAGGGAAAAGAATGCGCCCTTTTTCTTAGCCTTTGCCGCATTACGAAGAATCTGAAGTGCCAGAGCCGTTTTTCCGCATCCCGGCCGTGCAGCAATGACGTGCAGTTCATCTGCCTTATAACCGAAGAATATCTTATCCAACG
This DNA window, taken from Chitinophaga niabensis, encodes the following:
- a CDS encoding DNA cytosine methyltransferase; translation: MPKKNSHITVTDQFCGAGGSSQGANNAGKKIGGGVEVKLALNHWALAIETHNTNFPNTLHDCTDISASDPRRYPSTTILITSPECTNHSVANGKKKAKKQLDLFTTGKLDPAAERSRATMWDVPRFAEYHGYEAIIVENVVDARKWILFDTWLKTMHALNYQHRCIYLNSMHCYPTPQSRDRMYIVFWKKGNRAPLLDYTPTAHCPKCSKEVKAVQTWKKHGVRFGKYRDQYVYCCPVDGMIVEPYYHAVFNIIDWSDLGVRIGDRKKALCKNTIKRINHGLTKYEKIYTSGVPPFIIKTENTQNEDNVRLFNEVLQTQTTWQTMGLVTPMGVNGFLAGYYNGSHCVKHITEEMGSVTTVDSHALVTYQYPILEDCYYRMLKPHEIKLGMAFDPDYIVLGSGKDQVRQLGNAVTPPAMEWLVGQVIESLK
- a CDS encoding recombination protein NinG → MELTAAQIQKYQKKTIPQLIKLATVHFNRYIRQRDDLGGYFQCISCGEHKSLDQMNASHYMAAGNYSNTRFNEDNVHGACIKCNKFLHGNLIEYRKRLVQKIGLDRVELVESIARKNVKQDRLSLIWVIENYKLKFKNGKKANSIYR
- a CDS encoding phage Gp37/Gp68 family protein; this encodes MENSKIEWTDHTFNPWWGCMKVSEGCKNCYAETLDSRWKGGHWGPGSSRKPMSEAYWKQPSKWDKAAARAGVKAKVFCASMADVFEGHPDTLPHLSRLFNLIDNTPNLIWQLLTKRPEHINILSKGHWPNGLPENVWIGTSVENQDTAKKRVRELLKVNAIIRFLSIEPLLENVNLRFPLLPTDVITANTCCKNPNRNFGIHWVIVGGESGHNARPLHPDWVRNIREDSDRIGAAFFFKQWGEWLPVERGRLYREPSIDFTDGQQMVKVGKRVAGRKLDGIEYNDFPNY
- a CDS encoding helix-turn-helix domain-containing protein, with product MCIKKTFASNLLFLREREGWTLDQVARKLGINISRYQHWERGRVLPQSPQFLITLSDMYGVTIDDLLKTVMVKA
- a CDS encoding replicative DNA helicase, with protein sequence MKGFLFDKDIERAVLGAILLEKTAIARVSVLLRPEMFYVRAHEEVAKAVFVLFKKASPIDIITVWGEIKKAGNESKITMPELASMTNSVVSSAHLEDHTMKLAELYMSRELQKITGSIHYQSSEWGHDVFDLVSDLQKSLSDLLAGTMQGGLVGIDRIIVGTLKYIDSIKPGVMSGVPSGIDPLDKIFFGYKADELHVIAARPGCGKTALALQILRNAAKAKKKGAFFSLEMNRDKINQRMFSAESGVDFAKIQRNQMEDFERQLMSEAADRLARLPIYMDDSFSQNVQVLHSKCIQQKFRTGLDFAVVDYLQLIGGNRGSKSQNREQQIAEISRGLKGMAKDLRMPVFALSQMSRDIEKGGRKEPVLSDLRESGAIEQDADSVLFLTPEEESEEVRFGDPILVRFKIAKQRDGAKLSFPMKFEGNFMRFSVPETESNQHSPRPANWHPVHNTVNEEDGPF